In a genomic window of Pseudostreptobacillus hongkongensis:
- a CDS encoding Panacea domain-containing protein — MQDILDVAKYICSKVKEIDEMKLQKLLYFIQRENISIFGLPMFYGKFKAWKYGPISIKVRKAYRNKELKNSDKEISVMDRYIVDNILNQYLDKRSWELSLLTHNQKSWKDARKGLNEYDKGYKYIDIYKDVENYRPYDSFWDMYFDEFEDYYGG, encoded by the coding sequence ATGCAAGATATATTAGATGTAGCTAAATATATATGTAGTAAAGTAAAAGAAATAGATGAAATGAAATTACAAAAGTTACTCTATTTTATACAAAGAGAAAATATTTCAATTTTTGGATTACCTATGTTTTATGGGAAATTTAAAGCCTGGAAATATGGACCTATTTCCATTAAAGTTAGAAAGGCTTATAGGAATAAAGAATTAAAAAATAGCGATAAAGAAATATCTGTAATGGATAGATATATAGTAGATAATATTTTGAATCAATATTTGGATAAAAGATCATGGGAATTAAGTTTATTAACTCATAACCAAAAATCATGGAAAGATGCAAGAAAAGGATTGAATGAATATGATAAGGGTTATAAATATATAGATATATATAAAGATGTTGAAAACTATAGACCTTATGATTCTTTTTGGGATATGTATTTTGATGAATTTGAGGACTATTATGGTGGGTAA